A single genomic interval of Bacteroidota bacterium harbors:
- the dinD gene encoding DNA damage-inducible protein D, which yields MKKEIIQSLTKNFEEHSYTTEEGIEFWFARDLQHLLGYAKWENFNKVITKAKIACEVSGNDISNHFPDIRKTIEMPKGASKEIDDFMLTRYACYLITQNGDPRKESIAFAQNYFAIQTRKYELIEQRIKDWERLQARQKLTYSEKELSELIFEQTGNDRNFGIIRSKGDQALFGGNNTKQMKTKLGIPQNRPLADFLPTITIKAKDFATEITVFNTKEKSFKSERQISAEHITNNRSVRKILLERGIKPEELPAEEDIKKLERRVKSDDKKLGKNPDKLDK from the coding sequence ATGAAAAAAGAAATAATACAATCACTAACCAAAAATTTTGAAGAACATTCATACACTACCGAAGAAGGTATAGAATTTTGGTTTGCAAGAGATTTACAGCACTTACTTGGATATGCCAAATGGGAGAATTTTAACAAGGTAATTACCAAAGCAAAAATTGCTTGCGAAGTAAGTGGTAACGACATATCTAATCATTTTCCTGACATCAGGAAAACGATAGAAATGCCAAAGGGAGCATCAAAAGAAATTGATGATTTTATGCTTACAAGGTATGCTTGTTATTTGATAACTCAAAATGGCGACCCACGAAAAGAAAGCATTGCTTTTGCTCAAAATTATTTTGCTATACAAACTCGAAAATATGAGTTAATAGAGCAACGAATAAAAGACTGGGAAAGACTTCAAGCACGACAAAAATTAACTTACTCGGAAAAAGAACTTTCAGAACTTATTTTTGAACAAACAGGTAATGACAGAAACTTTGGAATTATAAGAAGTAAAGGTGACCAAGCTTTATTTGGCGGAAATAATACCAAACAAATGAAAACCAAATTAGGTATTCCTCAAAACAGACCATTAGCCGACTTCTTGCCAACAATTACTATAAAAGCAAAAGATTTTGCTACTGAAATTACTGTTTTTAATACCAAGGAAAAAAGCTTTAAAAGTGAAAGACAAATATCTGCCGAACACATTACAAACAATCGTTCTGTAAGAAAAATATTGCTTGAAAGGGGAATAAAACCAGAAGAACTGCCAGCAGAAGAAGATATTAAAAAACTAGAACGCAGAGTAAAATCTGATGATAAAAAATTGGGTAAGAACCCAGATAAACTGGATAAGTAA